One Deinococcus roseus genomic window carries:
- the xylF gene encoding D-xylose ABC transporter substrate-binding protein: MKKAWLLACALGVSAFSSTVLAADVVVGVSWSNFQEERWKTDEAAIKAELAKTGAKYISADAQSSNEKQISDIEGLITKGANVLIVLAQDNVAILPAIQKAKEEGIPVIAYDRLIEDPSAFYISFDNKEVGRLQAKMVLSAKPKGNYVFIKGSPTDPNADILFQGQMEVLKKAMDSGAIKKVGEQYTEGWKPETAQRNMEQILTAQGNKVDAVVASNDGTAGGAVAALSGVGLAGKVPVSGQDADKAALNRIAKGLQTGTVWKDSRTLGQKAAEIAVKLAGGTAVNKIPGAKPFNGGPKKISVSGILLKPVVIKKNNLNLIIDAKWATKAEVCAGVTGKSIPPACK, encoded by the coding sequence ATGAAAAAAGCCTGGTTGCTTGCATGTGCTCTTGGGGTTTCTGCTTTTTCTTCTACTGTTCTGGCTGCTGATGTTGTGGTGGGGGTCAGCTGGTCCAACTTCCAGGAAGAACGCTGGAAGACCGACGAAGCCGCCATCAAAGCTGAACTGGCCAAAACCGGTGCCAAATACATCAGCGCCGATGCCCAGAGCAGCAACGAAAAACAGATCAGCGACATCGAAGGCCTGATCACCAAAGGCGCAAACGTGCTGATCGTGCTGGCCCAGGACAACGTAGCGATCCTGCCCGCCATCCAGAAAGCCAAAGAAGAAGGCATTCCCGTCATTGCCTATGACCGCCTGATCGAAGATCCCAGTGCCTTCTACATCTCCTTCGACAACAAGGAAGTGGGCCGCCTGCAGGCCAAGATGGTGCTCAGCGCCAAGCCCAAAGGCAACTACGTGTTCATCAAGGGAAGCCCCACCGACCCCAACGCAGACATCCTGTTCCAGGGTCAGATGGAAGTGCTGAAGAAAGCCATGGACTCTGGCGCGATCAAGAAAGTGGGCGAACAGTACACCGAAGGCTGGAAACCTGAAACCGCCCAGCGCAACATGGAGCAGATCCTGACCGCACAGGGCAACAAAGTGGACGCTGTGGTCGCCTCCAACGATGGAACTGCAGGCGGTGCCGTGGCTGCCCTCAGTGGCGTGGGACTTGCTGGCAAGGTGCCTGTGTCCGGTCAGGATGCAGACAAAGCCGCCCTCAACCGCATCGCCAAAGGCCTGCAGACCGGAACCGTCTGGAAAGACTCCCGCACCCTGGGCCAGAAAGCCGCTGAAATCGCCGTGAAACTGGCGGGCGGAACCGCCGTCAACAAGATCCCTGGAGCCAAACCCTTCAATGGTGGACCCAAGAAAATCTCGGTGAGCGGTATCCTGCTGAAACCCGTGGTGATCAAGAAAAACAACCTGAACCTGATCATTGACGCCAAATGGGCCACCAAAGCCGAAGTGTGCGCTGGTGTGACTGGCAAGAGCATTCCCCCAGCCTGCAAGTAA
- the xylA gene encoding xylose isomerase: MTQYQPKPEHKFTFGLWTVGNPGADPFGSAVREAISAPYIVEKLGELGAWGVNFHDNDLIPAEATPEQAKQIKKDFQAALDATGLVVPMATTNLFKDPIFRDGAFTSADARVRAYAIQKTMKAMDLGAEFGAKTYVFWGGREGTEVDAGSRTLDAMGWFREALNFLAEYNISQGYGYKFALEPKPNEPRGDIFLPTVGAALGFIATLDHPEMVGVNPEFAHDTMAGLSFPHALAQAIDAKKLFHVDLNDQKMGRFDQDLRFGSENYKSAFYTVKLLEDSGYQGPRHFDAHALRTEDYDGVWEFAKGCMRTYLILKDKVEQYNADPEIQAALAEYYVKDEALSGLTSKFSPENAQQLKDTSFDLEGIRSKGRGLEKIDQLTAEVLLGVRGK; encoded by the coding sequence ATGACCCAGTACCAGCCCAAACCCGAACACAAATTCACCTTCGGCCTGTGGACCGTTGGCAATCCAGGTGCCGACCCCTTCGGAAGTGCCGTGCGTGAAGCCATTTCTGCCCCCTACATTGTGGAAAAACTGGGTGAACTGGGAGCCTGGGGCGTCAACTTCCACGACAATGACCTGATCCCTGCAGAAGCCACCCCCGAGCAAGCAAAACAGATCAAAAAAGACTTCCAGGCTGCACTGGACGCCACTGGTCTGGTGGTTCCCATGGCCACCACCAATCTGTTCAAAGATCCCATCTTCCGGGATGGAGCCTTCACCAGCGCAGACGCCCGTGTGAGGGCCTACGCCATCCAGAAAACCATGAAAGCCATGGACCTGGGGGCAGAATTTGGTGCCAAAACCTACGTCTTCTGGGGCGGCCGTGAAGGCACCGAAGTGGATGCTGGCAGCCGCACCCTGGACGCCATGGGCTGGTTCCGGGAGGCCCTCAACTTCCTGGCTGAATACAACATCTCCCAGGGTTACGGCTACAAATTCGCGCTGGAACCCAAACCCAACGAACCCAGAGGGGACATCTTCCTGCCCACCGTGGGTGCAGCCCTGGGCTTCATCGCCACCCTGGACCACCCCGAAATGGTCGGTGTGAACCCCGAATTCGCCCACGACACCATGGCTGGACTCAGCTTCCCACACGCACTGGCACAGGCCATTGATGCCAAGAAACTCTTCCACGTGGACCTGAACGACCAGAAGATGGGCCGCTTTGACCAGGACCTGCGTTTCGGCAGTGAGAACTACAAGAGCGCTTTTTACACCGTCAAACTGCTGGAAGACTCCGGCTACCAGGGCCCCCGCCACTTCGACGCCCACGCCCTGCGCACCGAAGACTACGACGGCGTCTGGGAATTTGCGAAGGGCTGCATGCGCACTTACCTGATCCTCAAGGACAAAGTCGAGCAGTACAACGCAGATCCCGAAATTCAGGCTGCCCTGGCCGAATACTACGTCAAAGACGAAGCCCTCAGTGGCCTCACCAGCAAATTCTCTCCTGAAAATGCCCAGCAACTCAAAGACACCAGCTTTGACCTGGAAGGCATCCGCAGCAAGGGGCGCGGTCTGGAAAAAATCGACCAGCTGACCGCCGAAGTGCTGCTGGGCGTTCGGGGCAAGTAA
- a CDS encoding HAD-IIB family hydrolase: MSTHLLAFDFDGTLFDEHQQQVPEEIFPLIQQAHDAGIKIVLITGRWELPPEFLKRLPHHARATSNGGQVRIQDEIHVQHLISQQDVQRIVELTHLEAELYAFSTTHFFTRAPEGARSKRWSRYLPVKPFQEVFGADVMKLNVDHTSVPDLKTAVAEHLPHLTLTGGQEPYLHFLTITPTAANKAEALKYIASTLGVGLSNTTVFGDSDNDIEMLRLAGHAVQVGHMPYLQEVSDEQLDHPRDVARWLQNFLKNIHSGVQV; the protein is encoded by the coding sequence GTGAGCACCCACCTTCTGGCCTTTGATTTCGATGGCACCCTTTTCGATGAGCACCAGCAGCAGGTTCCAGAGGAGATTTTTCCTCTGATCCAGCAGGCCCATGATGCAGGCATCAAGATTGTCCTGATCACAGGCCGCTGGGAGTTGCCCCCGGAGTTTTTAAAACGCCTGCCCCACCATGCGCGGGCCACCAGCAATGGCGGCCAGGTGCGCATTCAGGATGAAATTCACGTGCAGCACCTGATTTCCCAGCAGGATGTGCAGAGGATCGTGGAACTCACCCATCTGGAAGCAGAACTGTATGCTTTCTCCACCACCCATTTCTTCACCCGCGCACCTGAAGGGGCACGCAGCAAACGCTGGAGCCGTTACCTGCCCGTCAAGCCTTTCCAGGAGGTTTTTGGGGCCGATGTGATGAAGCTCAATGTGGACCACACTTCGGTGCCTGACCTGAAAACTGCGGTGGCAGAGCACCTTCCGCACCTGACCCTCACCGGAGGCCAGGAGCCTTACCTGCATTTCCTGACCATCACCCCCACAGCCGCCAATAAGGCGGAGGCTTTGAAGTACATCGCCAGCACGCTGGGTGTGGGTCTTTCCAACACCACCGTTTTCGGAGACAGCGACAACGACATTGAGATGCTGCGTCTGGCCGGTCATGCGGTGCAGGTCGGTCACATGCCTTACTTGCAGGAGGTCTCAGACGAGCAACTGGACCACCCCAGAGATGTGGCCCGCTGGCTGCAGAACTTCCTGAAAAACATCCATTCTGGAGTGCAGGTGTGA
- a CDS encoding carbohydrate kinase family protein translates to MKLLVCGNVNLETGVPVSGFPLEYAPISYLKFQTTTRPGGVGFNVAKALSILGSEVHFAALTAPDLMGQVLRQEVKRAGLGLTFLSEVLSETPQSVVLTDPQGRRQIFTDLKDLTEANYSRALFHEALDHVHFAVMTNAPFVKPLVPEVVNSGVPFVTDVQDLQGLHHEYNLPFLEHAEVLFFSHEKLPEAAADFVPALARLYGTEVIVVGLGADGALLYHDRTLHHVPAFSPPSIQSTVGAGDALCASFTHFYARGMHPLEALQRAVVFAGNKIAAASGSEGFLNESELESVFSTLQQG, encoded by the coding sequence GTGAAACTGCTGGTCTGCGGGAACGTCAACCTGGAAACCGGGGTTCCGGTTTCTGGCTTCCCGCTGGAGTACGCGCCCATCAGTTACCTGAAATTCCAGACCACCACCCGTCCTGGGGGGGTGGGGTTCAATGTGGCCAAGGCCCTGAGCATCCTGGGCAGCGAAGTGCATTTTGCGGCCCTGACCGCCCCCGACCTGATGGGACAGGTGCTGCGTCAGGAGGTGAAAAGGGCAGGTCTGGGCCTGACGTTTCTGTCAGAGGTGCTGTCCGAAACCCCCCAGTCGGTGGTCCTGACCGACCCCCAGGGCCGCCGCCAGATCTTCACCGACCTCAAGGACCTGACAGAGGCCAATTATTCACGCGCCCTTTTTCATGAAGCGCTGGATCACGTGCACTTTGCCGTGATGACCAATGCACCTTTTGTGAAACCCCTGGTTCCAGAAGTGGTGAACAGCGGGGTGCCTTTTGTGACGGATGTGCAGGATTTGCAGGGCCTGCACCACGAATACAACCTGCCTTTTCTGGAGCACGCCGAGGTGCTGTTCTTCAGCCATGAGAAGCTGCCAGAAGCTGCTGCAGACTTTGTGCCCGCTCTGGCCCGCCTGTATGGCACAGAGGTGATCGTGGTGGGTCTGGGAGCGGACGGGGCCTTGCTGTACCATGACCGCACGCTGCACCATGTTCCTGCATTTTCGCCTCCCAGCATTCAGAGCACGGTGGGTGCAGGAGACGCGCTGTGTGCCAGTTTCACCCATTTTTATGCCAGGGGAATGCACCCCCTGGAAGCCCTGCAACGGGCCGTGGTTTTTGCAGGCAACAAAATTGCTGCAGCTTCTGGCAGTGAAGGCTTTCTGAACGAGAGTGAACTGGAAAGTGTCTTTTCTACACTGCAACAGGGCTGA
- a CDS encoding ROK family transcriptional regulator translates to MKHAGAIAGDQALLKKLNRLALLGSVRETPGLSRADLAKKLNLAKPTVSQLIQELADEGWILLGSQEASGVGRPSSPIHFNHEGLALVGVELTPHQINLVVTNPRGEILSEVQEVHSAGDPSAVLSQMGNLITAALDFCQQQERKVVGVGVGLPGPVDPRTGVLLYAPNLDWSSVPVQSFLESLLKQAGHEVLLYINNEAKTAAMSEYMFGNLIDVEDLVYLSLGEGLGSGFVLKRDILQGHSGYAGEVGHTILQPDQGRRCTCGKTGCAETLISVRALSQSLFGHGQGSLQDITEALQAQTPETFTALHSFSRYLGILISNLLTTFNPSRVVLGGPLIQLSGHFWSSMLNEVKTRTHPGIYSDQVIVKCRFGGNASAIGAAGSALQMALNVRPQG, encoded by the coding sequence ATGAAACACGCAGGCGCGATTGCAGGTGATCAGGCACTTCTCAAGAAACTCAACCGGCTGGCCCTGCTGGGGTCGGTGCGGGAAACCCCTGGCCTGTCCCGTGCAGACCTCGCCAAAAAACTGAATCTGGCCAAACCCACGGTCAGCCAGCTCATTCAGGAGCTTGCAGATGAAGGCTGGATTCTGCTGGGCAGCCAGGAAGCCAGTGGGGTGGGGCGGCCCTCCTCCCCCATCCATTTCAACCATGAAGGGCTGGCCCTGGTGGGGGTGGAATTGACCCCCCATCAGATCAATCTGGTGGTCACCAATCCCAGAGGAGAAATCCTCTCTGAGGTGCAGGAGGTGCACAGTGCGGGGGACCCCTCTGCTGTGCTCTCTCAGATGGGCAATCTGATCACTGCAGCCCTGGACTTCTGTCAGCAACAGGAGCGCAAAGTGGTGGGGGTCGGGGTGGGTTTGCCTGGACCTGTGGATCCCAGGACCGGGGTGCTGCTGTATGCCCCCAACCTGGACTGGTCCAGCGTTCCGGTGCAGTCTTTTCTGGAATCCCTCTTAAAACAGGCCGGACATGAAGTCTTGCTGTACATCAACAACGAGGCCAAGACCGCAGCCATGAGCGAGTACATGTTCGGGAACCTGATTGATGTGGAGGACCTGGTGTACCTGAGCCTGGGGGAAGGTCTGGGTTCAGGTTTTGTTTTAAAACGTGACATCCTGCAGGGGCACAGCGGTTATGCCGGAGAGGTCGGGCACACCATCTTGCAGCCCGATCAGGGCAGGCGCTGCACCTGCGGGAAAACCGGGTGCGCTGAAACCCTGATCAGTGTGCGTGCCCTCAGCCAGAGTTTGTTCGGGCATGGTCAGGGGTCTTTGCAGGACATCACCGAAGCCCTGCAAGCCCAGACCCCAGAAACCTTCACGGCCCTGCACAGCTTTTCCCGTTACCTGGGCATCCTGATCAGCAACCTGCTCACCACCTTCAACCCCAGTCGGGTGGTGCTGGGAGGTCCATTGATCCAGCTTTCCGGGCACTTCTGGTCCAGCATGCTCAACGAGGTGAAAACCCGCACCCATCCGGGCATCTACTCGGATCAGGTGATCGTAAAATGCCGCTTTGGAGGCAATGCCAGTGCCATTGGAGCAGCAGGCAGCGCTTTGCAGATGGCCCTCAACGTGCGGCCCCAGGGCTGA
- a CDS encoding alpha/beta hydrolase: protein MMRVLLLSGMLMGLAFADPSHVELLSVKSAVLDRNMAVKVYLPPDYDDQQKYPVVYLLHPYGGDEKFWLGALDTREVMDRLIEQKKVRPFLVVSPNYDNSFAVNSREAIVGVNAGRYSDYLTQELVSFIDSKYSTVTSRDGRFIGGTSMGGYAALQLGLTHTELFSKIAAQSAALWDGKDDLYQDQRDWLYPNPETRSDRDPFKLITKVNLKALHFRIDVGKSDLLREVNEHFVRELREAGANIEFSEDKGDHDLAYWSSQLADFLTFFGKPE from the coding sequence ATGATGCGCGTTCTGCTGCTTTCAGGAATGCTGATGGGGCTGGCCTTTGCAGACCCTTCCCATGTGGAATTGCTCTCCGTGAAAAGTGCTGTCCTGGACCGCAACATGGCCGTCAAAGTGTACCTGCCTCCTGATTATGACGACCAGCAGAAATATCCCGTGGTCTACCTGCTGCATCCGTATGGTGGAGACGAGAAATTCTGGCTGGGTGCACTGGACACCCGCGAGGTCATGGACCGCCTGATCGAGCAGAAGAAAGTCCGTCCTTTTCTGGTGGTCTCCCCGAACTATGACAACAGCTTTGCCGTGAACAGCCGTGAGGCCATTGTGGGTGTGAATGCAGGACGTTATTCGGATTACCTCACCCAGGAACTGGTGTCTTTCATCGACTCGAAATATTCCACTGTGACTTCGCGGGATGGGCGCTTCATTGGGGGCACCTCCATGGGCGGTTACGCAGCGCTGCAACTGGGGCTGACCCACACCGAACTCTTCAGCAAGATTGCGGCCCAGAGTGCCGCATTGTGGGATGGCAAGGACGATTTGTACCAGGACCAGCGGGACTGGCTGTATCCCAACCCGGAAACCCGGAGTGACCGGGATCCCTTCAAACTGATCACCAAAGTGAACCTCAAGGCCCTGCATTTCAGAATCGATGTGGGCAAATCCGATCTGCTGAGAGAGGTCAATGAGCACTTTGTGCGGGAATTGCGGGAAGCTGGAGCCAACATCGAATTCAGCGAGGACAAAGGCGACCACGATCTGGCGTACTGGTCCAGTCAGCTTGCAGATTTCCTGACGTTCTTTGGGAAACCTGAATAG
- a CDS encoding sugar ABC transporter permease, with protein sequence MQRSAEKQTSQSLMSSLQLDGRLVFMVVAIAVVWLGFHLLTDFTFLTARNLWNLAVQTSVVGVMVGGMVLIIVTRNIDLSIGSMLGFAGMVMAVTNTHLPIPDPWNAIVTLLLGLVLGAGLGAAQGYFVAYLGVPSFIITLGGLLIYRSGAWILTSGQTIAPLTDNFQVLGGGLGGSIGGPWTWTLGLFAMLAVLGGDISGYRKRQSRGLAIRPVWAQTVVTLISLLLIAGFTLVMNGYTYPRTDIPRGMPVPVLITILVIGIMTWVVRNTRFGRYVFAFGGNPEAARLAGINTRMLTVQIFALMGVLAGLAGAIQTARLNAGTNSTGTLAELSVIAAAVIGGTSLAGGLGTITGAMLGALLMSSLANGMGLMDLQTAWQNVVQGGVLILAVWMDVIYNRNRPR encoded by the coding sequence ATGCAAAGAAGTGCAGAAAAACAAACAAGCCAGAGCCTGATGTCCAGCCTGCAACTGGATGGGCGTCTGGTTTTCATGGTGGTCGCCATTGCGGTGGTGTGGCTGGGATTTCACCTGCTGACCGACTTCACCTTCCTGACCGCCAGAAACCTCTGGAACCTCGCGGTGCAGACCAGTGTGGTGGGCGTGATGGTGGGTGGCATGGTCCTGATCATTGTCACGCGCAACATCGACCTCTCGATTGGCAGCATGCTGGGTTTTGCGGGCATGGTGATGGCCGTGACCAACACCCACCTGCCCATTCCTGACCCCTGGAATGCCATTGTCACCCTGCTGCTCGGCCTGGTGCTGGGAGCCGGACTGGGTGCAGCACAGGGCTATTTCGTGGCTTACCTGGGGGTGCCGAGCTTCATCATCACGCTGGGTGGGCTGCTGATTTACCGTTCCGGTGCCTGGATTTTGACCTCCGGGCAAACCATCGCTCCCCTCACCGACAACTTTCAGGTGCTGGGCGGCGGTCTAGGCGGCTCCATCGGTGGCCCCTGGACCTGGACGCTGGGCCTTTTTGCCATGCTGGCCGTTCTGGGAGGGGACATCTCCGGTTACCGCAAACGCCAGTCCAGAGGCCTCGCCATCCGTCCCGTCTGGGCGCAGACCGTGGTCACCCTGATCAGCCTGCTGCTGATTGCAGGTTTCACCCTGGTGATGAACGGCTACACCTATCCCAGAACCGACATTCCCAGAGGAATGCCCGTTCCTGTGCTGATCACCATTCTGGTCATTGGCATCATGACCTGGGTGGTCAGAAACACCCGCTTTGGACGCTATGTGTTCGCTTTCGGGGGCAACCCTGAAGCGGCCCGTCTGGCCGGGATCAACACCCGCATGCTCACGGTGCAGATTTTTGCCCTGATGGGCGTGCTGGCGGGTCTCGCTGGAGCCATCCAGACCGCCCGACTGAACGCAGGCACCAACTCCACCGGAACGCTGGCAGAGCTCAGCGTGATTGCTGCCGCTGTGATCGGTGGGACTTCACTTGCTGGGGGCCTGGGAACCATCACCGGAGCCATGCTGGGCGCACTGCTGATGTCCAGCCTTGCCAACGGCATGGGACTGATGGATTTGCAAACCGCCTGGCAGAACGTGGTGCAGGGGGGCGTCCTGATTCTGGCGGTGTGGATGGATGTCATTTACAACAGGAACCGCCCGAGGTGA
- a CDS encoding HAD family hydrolase — protein MSLFAFDVDGTLIDEASNTHAPELVQHIQSLKATGHKIALITGRFGLLRDFLDLIQPDARALGNGNRIVLGETQVSTHALTAQEVQTVLDLVPEGLAVVGSALTDRPLSFVSHYQAAQWEQWHQAGQLFPLEEMVNHDILQLQFKGPACPVLKQRIRETLPHLNAAGAIEPYPGFLNITAQKANKQHALREIADLLGVPLASVIAFGDSDNDMEMLRIAGHSVQVGAAHYLKDICKEQVSCPLIGLPGWLGRYLEGRA, from the coding sequence ATGTCTCTGTTTGCGTTCGATGTGGATGGGACCCTGATCGATGAGGCCAGCAACACCCATGCCCCCGAACTGGTCCAGCACATCCAGTCCCTCAAAGCCACCGGGCACAAAATTGCCCTGATCACCGGGCGGTTTGGTCTGCTCAGGGATTTTCTGGACCTGATTCAACCGGATGCCCGTGCGCTGGGAAACGGCAACCGCATTGTGCTGGGGGAAACCCAGGTCAGCACCCATGCCCTGACTGCACAAGAGGTGCAAACCGTGCTGGATCTGGTGCCCGAAGGCCTTGCAGTGGTGGGGTCTGCCCTCACAGATCGGCCCCTGAGTTTTGTATCCCATTATCAGGCTGCACAGTGGGAGCAGTGGCATCAGGCAGGACAGTTGTTCCCACTGGAAGAAATGGTGAACCATGACATCCTGCAACTTCAGTTCAAGGGTCCAGCCTGTCCTGTACTGAAGCAGCGGATCCGGGAAACCTTGCCGCATTTGAATGCTGCAGGTGCCATTGAGCCCTATCCGGGTTTTCTGAACATCACCGCCCAGAAAGCCAACAAACAGCATGCCCTGCGTGAAATTGCAGATTTGCTGGGGGTTCCACTTGCCAGCGTGATTGCTTTTGGAGACAGTGACAACGACATGGAGATGCTGCGCATTGCCGGTCACTCGGTGCAGGTGGGAGCGGCCCACTACTTGAAAGACATCTGCAAAGAACAGGTGTCCTGTCCCCTGATTGGACTTCCAGGGTGGCTGGGGCGTTACCTGGAGGGGAGGGCATGA
- a CDS encoding pyridoxal phosphate-dependent aminotransferase — MFRAKLSQKIQALKPSSTVAVTSRALELKRQGVDVISMSVGEPDFDTPDHVKEAAHQAIRTGKTKYTPVNGIFELRETISEKLLRENNLTYTPEQVTVTSGGKQALFNALMALLDPGDEVIIPAPFWVSYPEMVTFAGGVPVFVDTLAEEGYALDPEKVRAAVTDRTVAIMINSPSNPTGVVYPEATIRSLVELCTEKNLLLITDEMYEHIIYDEKHVSAALYGWDNVLTINGASKAYAMTGWRIGYAAGPQHLIKAMNAIQGQSTSNANSVAQYAALEAIRDSQQYIDFAREKFRERRDFIVSELNSMGLPTPTPQGAFYVMVDTTSIHADEIEAARRILDEGRVAVVPGTDFRAPGRIRISYATSMENIQEALQRIGSLL, encoded by the coding sequence ATGTTCAGGGCCAAACTTTCCCAGAAGATTCAAGCCTTAAAACCGTCCAGCACTGTGGCCGTCACCTCTCGCGCCCTGGAATTGAAACGCCAGGGGGTCGATGTGATTTCCATGTCGGTGGGGGAACCCGATTTTGACACCCCCGACCATGTGAAAGAGGCCGCCCATCAGGCCATCCGCACCGGAAAAACCAAGTACACCCCTGTGAATGGGATTTTTGAACTGCGTGAAACCATCAGCGAGAAACTGCTGCGCGAAAACAATCTGACCTACACCCCAGAGCAGGTCACGGTGACTTCTGGAGGCAAGCAGGCCCTGTTCAATGCCCTGATGGCCCTGCTGGATCCGGGGGATGAGGTGATCATTCCTGCGCCCTTCTGGGTCTCCTACCCGGAGATGGTCACTTTTGCGGGTGGGGTTCCGGTCTTTGTGGACACCCTGGCAGAAGAGGGTTACGCCCTGGATCCCGAAAAAGTCCGTGCTGCTGTGACAGACCGCACCGTTGCGATCATGATCAACAGCCCTTCCAACCCCACAGGGGTGGTGTATCCAGAGGCCACCATCCGGTCATTGGTGGAACTGTGCACCGAGAAGAACCTGCTTCTGATCACCGATGAGATGTACGAGCACATCATCTACGATGAAAAGCATGTTTCTGCTGCCCTGTACGGCTGGGACAATGTGCTGACCATCAATGGGGCCTCCAAGGCTTACGCCATGACCGGGTGGCGCATCGGGTATGCAGCAGGACCCCAGCACCTGATCAAAGCCATGAATGCCATTCAGGGCCAGAGCACCTCCAATGCCAACAGTGTGGCGCAGTACGCTGCGCTGGAAGCCATCCGGGACAGCCAGCAGTACATTGACTTCGCCCGTGAGAAATTCCGGGAGCGTCGGGATTTCATTGTCTCTGAGCTGAACAGCATGGGTCTGCCCACCCCCACCCCTCAGGGTGCTTTTTACGTGATGGTGGACACCACCTCCATTCATGCAGATGAAATTGAGGCTGCCAGACGCATTCTGGATGAAGGGCGGGTGGCTGTGGTTCCCGGCACCGATTTCCGGGCTCCGGGCCGCATTCGCATCAGTTATGCCACCAGCATGGAGAACATCCAGGAAGCATTGCAACGCATTGGAAGCCTGCTTTAA
- the xylB gene encoding xylulokinase, with the protein MAQVTLGLDLGTSGARVLAVDASGQIIAEVIKTHPLYTPQPGWTEQNPLEWWQSSIDALKEVTEQLPEGTEVLALGLSGQMHGMVALDAQGEVIRNALLWNDQRTGKAVEKLNAIIGKETFIARTGNPAITGFQLPKVIWLRDEEPENYRRVRHILLPKDYISFKLTGTMRAEPSDASGTNCFHLASKQWDEEILGALDIPVSYFPEVIASDEVVGKLSEEVAKQVGLPAGIPVVAGAGDNAAAATGLRISQDDIHTGTLSLGSSGVIFAPLTEANPDPQGRVHLFCHADGAYNLLGVTLSAASSLQWLRDTLFPNHSFVQLTEMAAQSQPGSSGVTFKPYLAGERTPHLNPNLRASLSGLSLASNASDIVRSVLEGVAYSLKDALNIIQPLTPLKQVLATGGGSKSDLWVQILADVLEIPVLKPAYVQGAAYGAALLGFKVAGFPLPEREPAVQTTVPQNAEAYREGYGRYVDYAG; encoded by the coding sequence ATGGCTCAAGTCACACTGGGTCTGGATTTAGGCACCTCTGGCGCACGGGTGCTGGCTGTGGATGCCAGCGGCCAGATCATCGCCGAGGTCATCAAAACCCATCCCCTTTACACCCCGCAACCCGGCTGGACCGAACAGAACCCGCTGGAATGGTGGCAATCCTCCATAGACGCGCTCAAAGAAGTGACCGAACAGCTTCCAGAAGGCACTGAAGTGCTGGCCCTGGGACTGTCAGGTCAGATGCACGGCATGGTCGCCCTGGACGCCCAGGGTGAAGTGATCCGCAATGCCCTCCTCTGGAACGACCAGCGCACCGGAAAAGCCGTGGAGAAACTGAACGCCATCATCGGCAAAGAGACTTTCATTGCCCGAACCGGAAACCCTGCCATCACCGGATTCCAGCTGCCCAAAGTGATCTGGCTGCGCGATGAGGAACCCGAAAATTACCGCCGGGTGCGCCACATCCTGCTGCCCAAAGACTACATTTCCTTCAAGCTGACCGGCACCATGCGGGCCGAACCCAGCGACGCTTCCGGAACCAACTGCTTCCACCTGGCCAGCAAACAATGGGACGAAGAGATTCTGGGTGCGCTGGACATCCCGGTGTCGTATTTCCCGGAGGTCATTGCTTCAGATGAGGTGGTCGGGAAGCTCTCTGAGGAAGTTGCAAAACAGGTGGGTCTGCCCGCTGGGATTCCCGTGGTGGCAGGCGCAGGAGACAACGCAGCTGCAGCCACCGGCCTGAGGATCAGCCAGGATGACATTCACACCGGAACCCTCTCATTGGGCTCCTCCGGGGTGATTTTTGCCCCCCTGACCGAAGCCAACCCCGATCCCCAGGGGCGGGTGCACCTGTTCTGCCACGCAGATGGCGCTTACAACCTGCTGGGCGTGACCTTGAGCGCAGCCAGCAGCCTGCAGTGGCTCAGGGACACCCTTTTCCCCAATCATTCCTTTGTGCAACTGACTGAAATGGCAGCCCAGAGCCAGCCCGGCTCCAGCGGCGTGACCTTCAAACCTTACCTGGCCGGAGAACGCACACCCCACCTGAACCCCAACCTGCGCGCCTCCCTCTCTGGCCTCTCCCTCGCCAGCAATGCCAGCGACATTGTGCGCTCGGTTCTGGAAGGGGTCGCATACTCTTTAAAAGACGCCCTGAACATCATCCAGCCCCTCACCCCTTTAAAGCAGGTGCTGGCCACAGGAGGCGGCTCCAAGTCTGATCTGTGGGTGCAAATCCTGGCCGATGTTCTGGAAATCCCCGTGCTAAAACCCGCTTATGTTCAGGGGGCCGCATACGGTGCTGCCCTGCTGGGCTTCAAGGTGGCCGGATTCCCACTGCCAGAGCGCGAACCTGCTGTGCAGACCACGGTGCCCCAGAATGCAGAGGCTTATCGGGAGGGGTATGGGAGGTATGTGGATTACGCCGGGTGA